From the genome of Metabacillus schmidteae, one region includes:
- a CDS encoding recombinase family protein gives MQKIGYIRVSSTSQNPSRQFQQLNEIGMDIIYEEKISGATKDREQLQKMLEDLQEGDVIYVTDLTRITRSTQDLFELIDLIRNKKASLKSLKDTWLDLSEDNPYSQFLITVMAGVNQLERDLIRLRQREGIELAKKEGKFKGRLKKYHKNHAGMNYAVKLYKEGNMTVNQICEITNVSRASLYRKLSEVNN, from the coding sequence TTGCAGAAAATCGGTTATATACGCGTCAGTTCGACTAGCCAAAATCCTTCAAGGCAATTTCAGCAATTGAACGAAATTGGAATGGATATTATTTATGAAGAAAAAATTTCAGGAGCCACAAAGGATCGTGAACAACTTCAAAAAATGTTAGAGGATTTACAGGAAGGTGACGTTATTTATGTTACAGATTTAACTCGGATCACTCGAAGTACGCAAGATTTATTTGAATTGATTGATTTAATACGAAATAAAAAGGCAAGCTTAAAATCACTTAAGGATACATGGCTAGATTTATCAGAAGATAATCCATACAGCCAATTCTTAATTACGGTAATGGCTGGTGTTAACCAATTAGAGCGAGACCTTATTCGTTTGCGTCAGCGTGAAGGAATTGAGCTCGCAAAGAAAGAAGGGAAGTTTAAAGGACGGTTAAAGAAATATCATAAAAATCACGCAGGAATGAATTATGCAGTAAAGCTATATAAAGAAGGAAATATGACTGTAAATCAAATTTGTGAAATTACAAATGTATCTAGGGCTTCATTATATAGAAAGCTGTCAGAAGTGAACAATTAG
- a CDS encoding ArsR/SmtB family transcription factor encodes MEPREFKDLVYSQFARISKALSSPKRFELLDYLSQGPKTVERLSKEAKMSVANTSKHLQALLEARLVKFSKDKNFVFYSLTDDNVIELLHSIKNLAEMQFSDITHVRKGYIGRDERIKMVHLKDMLKEIQNGEAVLIDVRPEDEYKNQHITGALSIPVEDLEEHISSLPKDKKIIAYCRGPYCAFATQAVETLNSLGYEAYRMEEGVHEWKQSDYIH; translated from the coding sequence ATGGAACCTAGAGAATTTAAAGATCTTGTTTACAGTCAATTTGCTCGAATTAGTAAAGCTCTATCTAGTCCTAAGCGCTTTGAGTTATTAGATTATTTATCTCAAGGACCAAAAACAGTGGAGAGGTTATCCAAAGAAGCAAAGATGTCTGTAGCAAATACATCAAAACACCTTCAGGCACTACTAGAGGCTAGATTAGTTAAATTTAGTAAGGATAAAAACTTTGTATTCTACTCTTTAACAGATGATAACGTAATTGAACTCCTGCATTCGATTAAAAATTTAGCCGAAATGCAGTTTAGTGATATTACACACGTAAGAAAAGGTTATATAGGAAGAGATGAAAGGATTAAAATGGTTCATCTTAAAGATATGTTGAAAGAGATACAAAATGGTGAGGCTGTTCTAATTGATGTTAGACCAGAAGATGAATATAAAAATCAACATATTACGGGAGCTCTATCGATACCTGTTGAAGATCTAGAGGAGCATATTTCTTCTCTTCCAAAAGATAAAAAAATAATTGCTTATTGTCGTGGACCTTATTGTGCTTTTGCAACACAAGCAGTAGAAACATTAAACTCCCTTGGATACGAAGCTTATCGCATGGAAGAAGGGGTTCATGAGTGGAAACAATCTGATTATATTCATTAA
- a CDS encoding MBL fold metallo-hydrolase, which yields MLFRQYLHTNPVAASYFFGCGSQSQGVVVDPLEDQVDFYVEEAEKLGMNIVYVIDTHLHADHVSGARKLAEKTGAKYVLHSSAETSFNFTPVEDGDELLAGNTLLKFLHTPGHTPEHISIVVSDKRRADEPWFVLTGHTLMVGDAGRTELAVSIEEGAKDLYQSLKKITQLEDHVEIYPGAFSGSVCGRGLSGKPSSTIGFEKRHNEAMRFDNEKEFVDFMTTNVPPQPEGFKEMRKTNQGK from the coding sequence ATGTTATTTCGTCAATATTTACACACTAATCCAGTAGCAGCATCATATTTTTTTGGGTGTGGAAGTCAATCACAAGGAGTGGTGGTAGACCCACTAGAAGATCAAGTTGATTTTTATGTAGAAGAAGCTGAAAAGTTAGGCATGAATATTGTTTATGTAATTGATACACATCTTCATGCTGACCATGTATCAGGTGCAAGAAAATTAGCTGAGAAAACAGGTGCAAAATATGTCCTTCATTCTTCAGCAGAAACAAGCTTTAACTTTACTCCAGTAGAAGACGGGGATGAATTATTAGCTGGAAATACACTATTAAAGTTCTTGCATACCCCAGGTCATACACCAGAGCACATTTCTATCGTGGTTTCTGATAAACGTCGAGCTGATGAACCTTGGTTTGTCTTAACAGGTCATACGTTAATGGTTGGAGATGCAGGTAGAACTGAATTGGCTGTATCTATTGAAGAAGGGGCAAAAGATTTGTATCAAAGCTTAAAAAAGATCACTCAATTAGAAGACCATGTTGAAATTTATCCTGGAGCGTTTTCAGGATCAGTTTGTGGACGTGGTTTAAGTGGGAAACCTTCTTCAACCATTGGATTTGAAAAACGTCACAATGAAGCAATGAGATTTGATAACGAGAAGGAATTTGTTGATTTTATGACAACGAACGTACCACCACAACCAGAAGGTTTTAAAGAGATGAGAAAAACAAATCAAGGAAAATAA
- a CDS encoding MFS transporter, which yields MSKVQIGIKENLINFILLVVTNFFVGSMVGLERTILPIIGEEDFGLASASAALSFIISFGFSKAIVNYFAGAIADRLGRKKVLLIGWSIGLLVPLLVIFATSWWMIVVANIFLGINQGLSWSMTVNMKIDLSKPTQRGFAVGLNEFAGYIGVAVMAGVSGFVATNFSNRPEPFYLGIIIVVIGFILSLLVRDTEEHIKLQTKSSNNGPTLSAKEVFKITTFKNKSLSSITFAGLSTNLKDGMAWGLFPLFFTGVGLTVSEIGVLVAIYPASWGFFQLFTGALSDKIGRKWFIVGGMWLQALSLWMILFVNEYSLWFIAAILLGLGTAMVYPTLQASISDIAQPEWRASSMGVYRFWRDSGYAFGALFAGFIADMLNISWAIGLVALLPLIAGIITAVRMNETLIR from the coding sequence TTGAGTAAAGTACAAATTGGAATTAAAGAAAATTTAATAAATTTCATACTTCTAGTTGTTACGAACTTCTTTGTTGGTTCAATGGTTGGTTTAGAAAGAACCATTCTCCCGATTATTGGTGAAGAAGATTTTGGTTTGGCATCGGCTAGTGCGGCATTATCTTTTATTATTAGTTTTGGATTTTCAAAGGCTATTGTGAATTATTTTGCAGGTGCTATCGCAGACCGATTAGGAAGAAAGAAAGTCCTTCTTATCGGTTGGAGTATCGGCTTATTAGTTCCTTTGCTGGTTATATTTGCGACCTCATGGTGGATGATTGTAGTTGCAAATATTTTCTTAGGTATCAACCAAGGATTATCTTGGTCCATGACCGTAAATATGAAAATTGATTTATCGAAACCTACTCAAAGAGGTTTTGCTGTAGGGTTAAATGAATTTGCAGGGTATATAGGAGTAGCTGTAATGGCTGGTGTCTCTGGTTTTGTTGCAACAAATTTTTCTAACCGCCCCGAACCATTTTATTTAGGTATTATTATTGTGGTAATCGGTTTTATCTTATCATTACTTGTAAGAGATACAGAAGAACATATAAAGCTTCAAACAAAATCATCCAATAATGGTCCGACTTTATCTGCAAAAGAAGTGTTCAAAATAACTACGTTTAAGAATAAAAGTTTATCTAGCATCACTTTTGCAGGATTAAGCACAAACCTTAAAGATGGTATGGCTTGGGGACTCTTCCCATTATTCTTTACAGGTGTTGGCTTAACCGTATCAGAAATTGGAGTGTTAGTTGCGATTTATCCAGCTTCATGGGGATTTTTCCAACTGTTTACCGGAGCGTTAAGTGATAAGATCGGACGAAAGTGGTTCATTGTTGGTGGAATGTGGCTTCAAGCTCTTTCTCTGTGGATGATTTTATTTGTAAACGAATATAGCCTATGGTTCATAGCAGCTATTCTTCTAGGACTAGGAACCGCAATGGTATATCCAACCTTACAAGCTTCAATTAGTGATATAGCACAACCAGAATGGAGAGCCTCATCAATGGGAGTTTATCGTTTTTGGAGAGATAGTGGATATGCATTTGGAGCATTATTTGCAGGATTTATTGCAGATATGCTTAATATTAGTTGGGCAATTGGTTTAGTTGCTCTATTACCTCTAATTGCAGGAATCATAACAGCAGTTCGAATGAATGAAACATTAATAAGGTAG
- a CDS encoding class I SAM-dependent methyltransferase has product MILSHRTDPNRAYRLFDPKRKKLITPNKALELLELEEFENVADLGAGNGYFTLSLTKKSKMVYAVDIEPRMLKLLMERAEKENISNIRYVESNLEDIKLEKNIVDR; this is encoded by the coding sequence ATGATTCTGTCTCATCGAACTGATCCAAATAGAGCATATAGGCTCTTTGATCCAAAGAGAAAAAAGCTTATAACACCCAATAAGGCATTGGAATTATTAGAACTTGAAGAGTTTGAAAATGTCGCTGATCTAGGTGCGGGTAACGGCTATTTTACACTTTCACTAACGAAAAAATCTAAGATGGTTTATGCTGTAGATATTGAACCCAGGATGTTGAAATTATTAATGGAACGTGCAGAAAAGGAGAACATAAGTAATATCAGGTATGTTGAAAGTAATCTTGAGGATATAAAATTGGAAAAGAATATTGTAGATAGATAA
- a CDS encoding DUF302 domain-containing protein produces MFDYTVETKKSINEAVTSLETNLKEEKFGVLWMFDIKDKLQEKGLDFNQEYKVLEVCNPHEAQRVLNENLLVGYFLPCKIVVYSDNGQTKIGMPRPTALIKLVNNDEIIKLAKDIEDRLINCINKSI; encoded by the coding sequence ATGTTTGACTATACCGTTGAAACAAAAAAGAGTATTAATGAAGCAGTAACAAGTTTAGAAACTAATTTGAAAGAAGAGAAGTTTGGCGTTTTGTGGATGTTTGATATCAAAGACAAACTTCAAGAGAAGGGACTAGATTTTAATCAGGAATATAAGGTCTTAGAAGTCTGTAATCCACATGAAGCTCAGAGAGTTTTAAATGAAAACTTATTAGTGGGGTATTTTTTACCATGTAAAATTGTTGTTTACAGTGACAATGGGCAAACTAAGATAGGGATGCCTAGACCAACAGCACTTATTAAGCTTGTGAATAATGATGAAATCATAAAGCTTGCAAAAGATATTGAGGATCGTTTAATTAATTGTATTAATAAAAGTATATAG
- a CDS encoding rhodanese-like domain-containing protein, which produces MNTKSKVAEILPKEVSEKVRQGKAQSIIDVREHEEVAQGRIPGAYHIPLGELENRLHEIDKDKEHFMVCQSGNRSGMAAEFLQDKGYKVKNMVGGMLNWEDEVEKP; this is translated from the coding sequence ATGAATACTAAGTCAAAAGTTGCTGAGATTTTACCAAAAGAAGTATCTGAAAAAGTAAGGCAAGGAAAAGCACAAAGTATTATCGATGTTCGTGAACATGAAGAAGTTGCACAAGGGAGAATCCCAGGTGCTTACCATATTCCTTTAGGAGAGCTTGAAAATCGATTACATGAAATTGACAAAGACAAGGAGCATTTTATGGTATGCCAATCGGGGAATCGGAGTGGAATGGCTGCTGAATTTTTGCAAGATAAGGGGTATAAAGTGAAAAATATGGTTGGTGGAATGCTTAATTGGGAAGATGAAGTCGAAAAACCGTAA
- a CDS encoding sulfurtransferase TusA family protein translates to MEVTVNRVLDAKGLACPMPIVKTKKEMNTLEPGEVMEIQATDKGSTADLKAWASSTGHQYLGTVEEGETLKHYLRKVRSEEEKPEAKHPDVVHLDELLKKLDGNEKITVLDVREPAEYAFGHVPGAINIPLGELENRFEELNNVDNLHVICRTGSRSDFAAQKLTEKGFNNVKNVVPGMKDWTGPIDKNH, encoded by the coding sequence ATGGAAGTTACAGTTAATAGGGTGTTAGATGCAAAGGGACTGGCTTGCCCGATGCCAATTGTAAAAACAAAAAAAGAAATGAACACCCTTGAACCAGGTGAAGTGATGGAAATTCAAGCTACCGATAAAGGTTCAACAGCTGATTTAAAGGCTTGGGCTTCTAGTACCGGTCATCAGTATTTAGGAACTGTAGAAGAGGGAGAGACCTTAAAACATTATCTTCGAAAAGTTCGTTCAGAAGAAGAAAAACCTGAAGCAAAACATCCGGATGTGGTTCATTTAGATGAATTATTAAAGAAATTAGATGGAAATGAAAAAATAACTGTTTTAGATGTGAGAGAACCGGCTGAATATGCATTCGGTCATGTACCGGGTGCTATTAATATCCCACTTGGTGAATTAGAAAATCGGTTTGAGGAACTTAACAATGTAGACAATCTACATGTCATTTGTAGAACGGGTAGTCGTAGTGATTTTGCTGCACAAAAGTTAACCGAAAAAGGCTTTAACAACGTTAAAAATGTAGTTCCTGGAATGAAAGACTGGACAGGACCTATCGATAAAAATCATTAA
- a CDS encoding DsrE/DsrF/DrsH-like family protein, whose protein sequence is MKVAIIASNGGMFDAYKVFNIATAAAATDAEVGIFFTFEGLNLIHKEGHKNLPMPTGTEHYQEGFKKANVPPVEELVAMASEMGVKMIACQMTMDVMSLEKEHFVEGIDVGGAVTFLAFAKDADVTLTF, encoded by the coding sequence ATGAAAGTAGCTATCATTGCCTCAAACGGTGGGATGTTTGATGCCTATAAAGTATTCAATATTGCAACGGCTGCAGCTGCTACTGATGCTGAAGTGGGAATCTTTTTTACATTTGAAGGCTTAAATCTCATTCATAAAGAAGGTCATAAAAATTTGCCAATGCCTACAGGAACAGAACATTATCAAGAAGGATTTAAAAAAGCGAATGTTCCACCAGTTGAAGAGCTTGTTGCAATGGCGAGTGAGATGGGTGTGAAAATGATTGCGTGCCAAATGACAATGGATGTTATGAGTTTAGAAAAAGAGCATTTTGTAGAAGGGATTGATGTTGGCGGTGCAGTTACCTTTTTAGCGTTTGCTAAAGATGCTGACGTAACGCTAACGTTCTAA
- a CDS encoding glutaredoxin family protein gives MNKNVTVYTTNTCPYCVMVKNFLNEQGVAFKEVNVQEDPAAGDKLVETTGQMGVPQIEISGEWVLGYDPETITQLLEK, from the coding sequence ATGAATAAGAATGTTACTGTCTATACCACAAACACTTGTCCCTATTGTGTAATGGTAAAAAACTTTTTAAATGAGCAAGGTGTCGCATTTAAAGAAGTAAATGTGCAAGAAGATCCTGCAGCAGGAGATAAATTGGTTGAAACAACAGGTCAGATGGGAGTCCCTCAAATTGAAATTAGTGGTGAGTGGGTTTTAGGGTATGATCCGGAAACGATTACTCAACTTTTAGAAAAGTAA
- a CDS encoding MBL fold metallo-hydrolase has protein sequence MGTTTALKTISVKDLAQKVINHEDLFILDTRNTSDFDDWKIEGRNIEVINSPYVELLEGVDSILDKLPKSKEIYVICAKGGASEFVAEQIMEQGFTDVYSVEGGMKAWSEHLEPIKIGDLKNGGSIFQFVRIGKGCLSYLIESDGKGAIIDTNRMLSPYEEMIKEHNITLTHVLDTHLHADHISGGRELAEKHGATYYLPPKDAKEVTFNYSQINDGDEYKVGQTTIKAIYSPGHTIGSTSFVVDDQYLLTGDILFIDSIGRPDLAGKAEDWVGDLRNTLYQRYKELADNLLVLPAHYMGINEMNDDGSISEKLGVLYQQNHGLNINDEAEFRKTVTENLPPQPNSYQEIRETNMGKIKPEEEQQREMEIGPNRCAVR, from the coding sequence ATGGGAACAACAACAGCTCTGAAAACAATATCTGTTAAAGATTTAGCCCAGAAAGTCATTAATCATGAAGACCTTTTCATCCTTGATACCCGTAATACCAGCGATTTTGACGATTGGAAAATAGAAGGGCGCAATATAGAGGTAATCAATTCTCCTTACGTTGAATTATTAGAAGGAGTCGATTCAATATTAGATAAACTACCAAAGAGCAAAGAAATTTATGTCATTTGTGCTAAAGGTGGTGCATCAGAATTTGTCGCCGAACAAATAATGGAACAGGGGTTTACAGATGTTTACTCAGTAGAAGGCGGAATGAAGGCTTGGAGTGAACACCTTGAGCCAATAAAGATTGGTGATTTGAAAAATGGAGGAAGCATCTTTCAATTTGTACGGATTGGAAAAGGCTGCCTTTCCTATTTAATTGAGTCTGACGGAAAAGGGGCAATAATTGATACTAACAGAATGTTGTCTCCATATGAAGAGATGATAAAGGAACATAATATTACGTTAACACACGTTTTAGATACTCATTTGCATGCTGACCATATTTCTGGTGGTAGAGAACTTGCTGAAAAACATGGTGCAACCTATTATTTACCACCAAAGGATGCTAAAGAAGTCACATTTAACTACTCACAAATTAATGACGGCGATGAATACAAGGTTGGACAGACAACCATAAAAGCCATTTACTCTCCTGGGCATACCATTGGTAGTACATCTTTTGTCGTTGATGATCAATATTTGTTAACAGGTGACATTTTATTTATTGATTCCATTGGTCGCCCTGATCTAGCTGGTAAAGCTGAAGACTGGGTAGGAGATTTAAGAAATACCCTTTATCAACGTTACAAAGAGCTAGCTGATAATCTTCTAGTCTTACCTGCCCATTACATGGGAATTAACGAAATGAATGATGATGGAAGTATTTCAGAAAAACTTGGTGTACTTTATCAACAAAATCATGGATTAAATATTAATGATGAAGCTGAATTCAGAAAAACGGTGACAGAAAATCTTCCGCCACAGCCGAATTCATACCAAGAAATTCGTGAGACAAATATGGGTAAAATCAAACCAGAAGAAGAACAACAAAGGGAAATGGAAATTGGACCAAATCGCTGTGCAGTGAGATAG
- a CDS encoding sulfurtransferase TusA family protein, with amino-acid sequence MEATKVLDAKGLACPMPIVKTKKEMDSLSSGEILEIHATDKGAKNDLTAWAQSGGHELLKDEEENGVYKFWLKKG; translated from the coding sequence ATGGAAGCAACAAAAGTATTAGATGCAAAAGGGCTAGCTTGTCCAATGCCAATTGTAAAAACAAAAAAGGAAATGGATTCATTAAGTTCAGGAGAGATCCTTGAGATTCATGCAACAGATAAAGGGGCAAAAAATGACTTGACTGCATGGGCACAATCGGGTGGACACGAATTGCTAAAAGATGAAGAAGAAAATGGTGTTTATAAGTTCTGGTTAAAAAAAGGATAG
- a CDS encoding sulfite exporter TauE/SafE family protein — protein sequence MDIGFIVVIFLIGFIGSFISGMVGIGGSIIKYPMLLYIPPLFGLAAFSAHEVSGISAVQVFFATIGGVWAYRKGGYLNKTLIIYMGVAILIGSFIGGYGSKLMTESGINIVYGILALIAVVMMFLPKKGIDEIPHDQVKFNKWLAAVLALIVGVGAGIVGAAGAFILVPIMLVVLKIPTRMTIATSLAITFISSIGATVGKITTGQVEYYPALIMVVASLIASPLGANFGKKINTKILQWILALLILATSIKIWSDILF from the coding sequence GTGGATATTGGATTTATCGTGGTTATATTCCTTATCGGTTTTATTGGATCCTTCATATCCGGAATGGTAGGAATTGGTGGATCGATTATTAAATATCCCATGCTTTTATACATTCCACCACTGTTTGGATTAGCTGCATTTAGTGCACATGAGGTATCTGGAATTAGCGCCGTACAAGTTTTTTTCGCCACAATAGGGGGAGTATGGGCTTATAGAAAAGGAGGGTACTTGAATAAAACGTTAATTATATACATGGGTGTTGCCATATTAATTGGTAGTTTTATTGGTGGATATGGCTCAAAGCTCATGACCGAAAGTGGAATTAACATTGTATATGGAATTCTAGCTTTAATCGCCGTTGTGATGATGTTCTTACCTAAAAAAGGAATCGATGAGATCCCACATGATCAGGTGAAGTTTAATAAATGGCTCGCAGCTGTTCTTGCATTAATTGTTGGGGTGGGTGCGGGAATTGTTGGTGCTGCTGGTGCGTTCATTTTAGTTCCTATCATGCTCGTAGTGCTGAAAATTCCAACTAGAATGACGATAGCGACCTCTTTAGCTATTACGTTTATCTCGTCTATTGGTGCAACTGTTGGGAAAATTACAACAGGTCAAGTCGAATATTATCCAGCGTTAATCATGGTTGTAGCAAGCCTAATCGCTTCGCCACTTGGTGCTAATTTTGGTAAAAAAATAAATACCAAAATCCTACAATGGATTTTGGCATTACTCATATTAGCTACTTCAATTAAAATTTGGTCTGATATTTTATTTTAA
- a CDS encoding DUF2892 domain-containing protein produces the protein MRDLFPPTTTKVKLNTDDRINNDIERKTAHNINNYYGKTEKEIDKRIKELNYEWDTERVLELNFASIVLISSLLGLLSNKKWMALSGITSVFMIQHSLQGWCPPLPLIRRLGVRTATEIFEEKEALKKILNKS, from the coding sequence ATGAGAGATCTATTTCCACCAACTACGACTAAAGTAAAGTTAAACACAGATGATAGAATCAATAATGATATAGAACGAAAAACTGCACATAATATCAACAATTACTACGGGAAAACTGAAAAAGAAATAGATAAACGTATTAAAGAATTAAATTATGAATGGGATACCGAAAGAGTTTTAGAACTTAACTTTGCATCAATTGTATTGATATCATCTTTACTTGGATTATTAAGCAATAAAAAATGGATGGCATTGTCAGGAATAACAAGTGTATTTATGATCCAACATTCTTTACAGGGGTGGTGTCCTCCATTACCACTGATAAGGAGACTTGGCGTTAGGACTGCAACAGAAATATTTGAAGAGAAGGAAGCATTAAAGAAGATACTAAATAAAAGCTGA
- a CDS encoding DUF2243 domain-containing protein yields MNIIKNSKQKFIFANRNLFGGFLFGLGLVAFIDETVFHQLLHWHHFYDKSTTDIGLVSDGLFHAFSWFATIFSAFMFADLRRRNAFWLARWWGGILLGAGGFNLYDGIIQHKFMRIHQIRYNVEILPYDLVWNLVAVALIIVGVILVFRTRKQLSQGEEILSGSQSH; encoded by the coding sequence ATGAATATTATTAAAAACTCAAAACAAAAGTTTATTTTTGCGAATCGCAATTTATTTGGTGGCTTTTTATTTGGGCTTGGTCTTGTAGCTTTTATTGATGAAACGGTTTTTCATCAACTACTACACTGGCATCACTTCTATGATAAATCAACAACTGATATTGGACTAGTTTCGGATGGTCTGTTTCATGCTTTTAGTTGGTTTGCGACCATCTTTTCAGCTTTTATGTTTGCAGACCTTCGCCGCAGAAATGCTTTTTGGCTTGCAAGATGGTGGGGAGGAATATTGCTTGGGGCTGGAGGCTTTAATTTGTATGATGGTATCATCCAACACAAGTTCATGAGAATACATCAGATTCGTTACAATGTAGAAATACTTCCTTACGACTTAGTGTGGAATTTAGTTGCTGTAGCACTCATTATTGTTGGGGTGATTCTCGTATTTCGCACAAGAAAGCAATTATCCCAAGGGGAGGAAATTCTTAGTGGATCACAATCACATTGA